One Erythrobacter aureus DNA segment encodes these proteins:
- a CDS encoding Flp family type IVb pilin codes for MVNFLHKLGRDTRGATAVEYGLILALIFLAMVGAIQSFGASVIAMWSKVETAVVAAIGI; via the coding sequence ATGGTCAATTTCCTGCACAAACTGGGACGTGACACACGCGGTGCCACTGCCGTCGAATACGGGCTGATCCTCGCTCTGATCTTTCTCGCCATGGTTGGTGCGATCCAATCATTCGGTGCTTCGGTAATCGCCATGTGGTCGAAAGTCGAAACCGCGGTGGTTGCGGCGATAGGCATCTAA
- a CDS encoding Flp family type IVb pilin, which translates to MKFFRKLRRDEEGATAIEYGLIAALIAVAAITAMNSLGGELSSTFNKVSTTMSEANKEAKE; encoded by the coding sequence ATGAAGTTTTTCCGCAAGCTGCGCCGCGACGAAGAAGGTGCAACCGCCATTGAATATGGCCTCATTGCCGCGCTGATCGCCGTTGCCGCGATTACCGCGATGAACAGCCTCGGGGGCGAACTGAGCTCGACCTTCAACAAGGTCTCGACCACGATGAGCGAGGCGAACAAAGAAGCGAAAGAATAG
- a CDS encoding NUDIX domain-containing protein: MQRRPDDKHHGGLWEFPGGKVETGEKPRDALVREIDEELGITIRKSDLMPVAFAEEGAVEGRPPIVILLYRSLYDGSPLCAREGGELGWFDPQGVARLDKPPLDISLTTQLFEKL; encoded by the coding sequence ATGCAGCGGAGACCGGACGACAAGCACCATGGCGGCCTGTGGGAATTTCCCGGCGGCAAGGTCGAAACGGGCGAAAAACCGCGAGATGCGTTGGTGCGTGAGATCGACGAGGAACTCGGCATTACGATTCGAAAAAGCGATCTCATGCCCGTTGCCTTCGCGGAAGAAGGCGCAGTTGAAGGTCGTCCGCCGATTGTCATATTGCTTTACAGATCGCTGTATGACGGCAGCCCGCTATGCGCTCGGGAAGGCGGCGAACTCGGCTGGTTCGACCCACAGGGGGTTGCGCGACTGGACAAACCGCCATTGGATATCTCACTGACGACGCAGTTGTTCGAAAAACTGTGA